From Deinococcus aestuarii, one genomic window encodes:
- a CDS encoding sensor domain-containing diguanylate cyclase — protein MPTSPPPPDSERLAALHAYLSLGALPGEAFDRITALAAQVLGTPCAVVNFLGEDWQFTVASHGPDLTGLVLPRGEVPCSLTVLAPGVVVIEDLAADPRFAHHPEVGPDSPVGVRMYAGAPLVTAGGEAVGTLCVFDTRVRSLGQREREVLRTLAALVIDELDLRLSARELTRARDHARTLRDLAELMHEDLAPEETAEQALALLHERMRLDWSGLLRLTPGGPEVLRDHAGPRGEGYRAVMREPVTLEGTALWAALRQREHVFVDTCAAPTTLPHLFAAGLRSAAWLYLREGQGGHPYVLALARLGEPSAWTADERGLLEAAVRSVGVALERAEHVRELERAALTDKLTGLGNRRALDEALDEATGLHAETGAGYVLAVVDLDGMKRVNDSQGHASGDDLLRAFALALRAPGVSAYRLGGDEYALLRVAPGDPPAARRQLAALVEEAAGHVRALGYPADASVGVAGVPDDAPDSTAALRTADLRMYAHKRERVRAREGQEG, from the coding sequence GTGCCCACGTCCCCCCCGCCCCCGGACTCTGAGCGGCTCGCCGCCCTGCACGCGTACCTGAGTCTCGGCGCGCTTCCGGGGGAGGCCTTCGACCGGATCACGGCCCTGGCCGCGCAGGTGCTGGGCACGCCCTGCGCCGTCGTGAATTTCCTGGGCGAGGACTGGCAGTTCACGGTGGCGAGCCACGGCCCCGACCTCACCGGGCTGGTCCTGCCCCGGGGGGAGGTGCCCTGCTCGCTGACGGTGCTCGCGCCGGGCGTGGTCGTGATCGAGGACCTCGCCGCCGACCCGCGCTTTGCCCACCACCCGGAGGTCGGGCCGGACTCCCCGGTCGGCGTGCGGATGTACGCGGGCGCCCCGCTCGTCACCGCCGGGGGAGAGGCGGTCGGGACCCTGTGCGTGTTCGACACCCGGGTGCGCTCGCTGGGGCAGCGTGAGCGCGAGGTCCTGCGCACGCTCGCCGCCCTGGTGATCGACGAGCTCGACCTGCGGCTGAGCGCCCGGGAACTCACCCGCGCCCGCGACCACGCCCGCACCCTGCGCGACCTGGCCGAACTCATGCACGAGGACCTGGCCCCCGAGGAGACGGCCGAGCAGGCCCTGGCCCTCTTGCACGAGCGGATGCGGCTCGACTGGTCGGGCCTGCTGCGCCTCACGCCGGGGGGCCCCGAGGTGCTGCGCGACCACGCCGGGCCGCGCGGCGAGGGCTACCGGGCGGTGATGCGCGAGCCCGTCACCCTGGAGGGCACGGCCCTGTGGGCGGCCCTTCGCCAGCGTGAGCACGTCTTCGTGGACACCTGCGCCGCCCCGACCACCCTCCCGCACCTGTTCGCGGCGGGCCTGCGCAGCGCCGCGTGGCTGTACCTGCGGGAGGGCCAGGGCGGCCACCCCTACGTGCTCGCGCTCGCCCGGCTGGGTGAACCGTCGGCCTGGACAGCCGACGAGCGCGGGCTGCTGGAGGCGGCGGTCCGCAGCGTGGGCGTGGCCCTGGAGCGCGCCGAACACGTCCGCGAACTCGAACGCGCGGCGCTGACCGACAAACTCACCGGCCTGGGCAACCGCCGCGCCCTCGACGAGGCGCTCGACGAGGCCACCGGGCTGCACGCGGAGACGGGCGCCGGGTACGTCCTCGCGGTGGTGGACCTCGACGGCATGAAGCGGGTGAACGACTCCCAGGGCCACGCGAGCGGCGACGACCTGCTGCGCGCCTTCGCCCTCGCCCTGCGCGCCCCCGGGGTGAGCGCCTACCGCCTGGGGGGCGACGAGTACGCCCTGCTGCGGGTGGCGCCGGGGGACCCCCCGGCGGCCCGCCGCCAGCTCGCCGCGCTCGTGGAGGAGGCCGCCGGGCACGTCCGCGCCCTGGGCTACCCCGCCGACGCCTCGGTGGGGGTGGCGGGGGTCCCCGACGACGCCCCCGACTCCACCGCCGCCCTGCGGACCGCCGACTTGCGGATGTACGCCCACAAGCGCGAGCGGGTGCGCGCCCGGGAAGGGCAGGAGGGCTGA
- the plsY gene encoding glycerol-3-phosphate 1-O-acyltransferase PlsY, whose translation MILTTVLALALSYLLGSVPAAAWVARARGVDIRQVGSGNSGATNVLRALGPGPALLVALFDILKGALAVWLGSALGLGPFPATLCGVAAVLGHNFSPFLGWRGGKGVATSFGVITAAAPVAGLGVFVIGVAAILLTRFVSAGSILGAVAAVLLTLVTAQPVWLILIVTALTALLVWQHRENIRRLQAGNERRLGEPK comes from the coding sequence GTGATCCTCACGACCGTCCTCGCCCTGGCCCTCTCGTATCTGCTCGGCTCGGTTCCGGCCGCCGCGTGGGTCGCCCGGGCGCGCGGGGTGGACATCCGTCAGGTCGGCAGCGGCAACAGCGGCGCCACGAACGTCCTGCGCGCCCTCGGCCCCGGCCCGGCGCTGCTCGTTGCCCTCTTCGACATCCTCAAGGGGGCGCTGGCCGTGTGGCTGGGAAGCGCCCTCGGCCTGGGCCCCTTTCCCGCCACCCTCTGCGGGGTCGCCGCCGTCCTGGGGCACAACTTCAGCCCCTTTCTGGGCTGGCGCGGCGGCAAGGGAGTCGCCACCAGCTTCGGCGTGATCACCGCCGCCGCCCCGGTGGCCGGGCTGGGCGTCTTCGTGATCGGGGTCGCGGCCATCTTGCTGACCCGCTTCGTCTCCGCCGGAAGCATCCTCGGCGCCGTCGCCGCCGTCTTGCTCACCCTGGTCACCGCCCAGCCCGTGTGGCTCATCCTGATCGTCACCGCCCTCACCGCCCTGCTCGTGTGGCAGCACCGCGAGAACATCCGCCGTCTCCAGGCCGGCAACGAGCGCCGTCTGGGCGAGCCGAAATAG
- a CDS encoding aspartate-semialdehyde dehydrogenase, translated as MRVAIVGATGAVGHELLRVLENSTLHFDELQLYASPRSAGTTLPFNGEELTVRATPEGAIDADLILASAGGSISKALAPAWVAGGALVIDNSSAFRYDPEVPLVVPEVNGEAALGHKGIIANPNCTTAVAVVAVAPLHRAFGVKRMIVSTYQATSGAGQKGIEELLTQTHRVLHDQPAQAQVFAHPIPFNVIPHIDAFQDNGYTKEEMKVAWETRKIIGDDSIRVSCTAVRIPTLRTHSEAITLELERPATPEEARELLRQAAGVEVRDDPGARLYPMPLTASGKYDVEVGRIRASLVFDGGLDLFVAGDQLLKGAALNAVQIAEYLQEKGALKGRVAG; from the coding sequence ATGCGCGTAGCGATTGTGGGGGCGACGGGGGCGGTCGGACACGAACTCTTGAGGGTGCTGGAAAACAGCACGCTGCACTTCGACGAGTTGCAGCTCTACGCCAGCCCGCGCTCGGCGGGGACGACCCTGCCCTTTAACGGCGAGGAGCTGACGGTGCGCGCCACGCCGGAAGGGGCCATCGACGCCGACCTGATCCTGGCCTCGGCGGGGGGTTCGATCAGCAAGGCCCTCGCCCCGGCGTGGGTGGCGGGCGGGGCGCTGGTGATCGACAACTCCAGCGCCTTCCGCTACGACCCGGAGGTGCCCCTCGTGGTGCCCGAGGTGAACGGCGAGGCGGCGCTGGGCCACAAGGGCATCATCGCCAACCCGAACTGCACGACGGCGGTCGCGGTGGTCGCGGTGGCGCCGCTGCACCGGGCCTTCGGCGTGAAGCGCATGATCGTGAGCACCTACCAGGCGACGAGCGGCGCGGGGCAAAAGGGCATCGAGGAGCTGCTGACCCAGACGCACCGGGTCCTGCACGACCAGCCTGCGCAGGCGCAGGTCTTCGCGCACCCCATTCCCTTCAACGTGATCCCGCACATCGACGCCTTTCAGGACAACGGGTACACCAAGGAGGAGATGAAGGTCGCCTGGGAGACACGCAAGATCATCGGCGACGACTCCATCCGGGTCAGTTGCACGGCGGTCCGCATCCCCACCCTGCGGACGCACTCCGAGGCGATCACCCTGGAGCTGGAACGCCCCGCCACCCCCGAGGAGGCGCGCGAGCTGCTGCGTCAGGCGGCAGGGGTCGAGGTGCGCGACGATCCAGGGGCGAGGCTCTACCCCATGCCCCTCACGGCCAGCGGCAAGTACGACGTGGAGGTGGGGCGCATCCGCGCCTCGCTGGTGTTCGACGGCGGCCTCGACCTCTTCGTCGCGGGCGACCAGCTTCTGAAAGGGGCCGCGCTGAACGCCGTGCAGATCGCCGAGTATTTGCAGGAGAAGGGGGCGCTGAAGGGCAGGGTCGCGGGCTGA
- a CDS encoding rhomboid family intramembrane serine protease, translated as MRAPAPRRPGPDRPRRGSQPVLAALLTLVLVGGVWAQEILDQFAFGGALDGYGILPRDPGSVTHVLTAPFLHGGFAHLIANTVPLAVLAFMSALRGVGRFLVATLVIVVVGGFLVWLLGRGGSLHLGASALVFGYLAYLIGVGWWERTPGAVVVALVAVFLYGGAIWGVLPTNPLISWEAHLFGFVAGLLAAALLHRKRPARGGQEGMSSPHSRW; from the coding sequence GTGCGCGCTCCCGCTCCCCGCCGTCCCGGACCCGACCGACCACGCCGGGGGTCGCAACCCGTCCTCGCCGCCCTGCTGACCCTCGTCCTGGTCGGCGGCGTGTGGGCGCAGGAGATCCTCGACCAGTTCGCGTTCGGCGGGGCGCTCGACGGGTACGGCATCCTCCCGCGCGACCCGGGCAGCGTGACGCACGTGCTCACCGCGCCCTTCTTGCACGGCGGCTTCGCTCACCTGATCGCCAACACGGTGCCGCTGGCCGTCCTCGCCTTCATGAGCGCCCTGCGGGGCGTGGGGCGCTTCCTGGTGGCGACCCTGGTGATCGTCGTCGTGGGCGGGTTTCTGGTGTGGCTGCTGGGACGCGGGGGCAGCCTGCACCTGGGGGCCTCGGCGCTCGTGTTCGGCTACCTCGCCTACCTGATCGGGGTGGGGTGGTGGGAGCGGACGCCGGGCGCCGTCGTCGTCGCGCTCGTCGCGGTGTTCCTGTACGGCGGGGCGATCTGGGGGGTGCTGCCGACGAATCCCCTCATCTCCTGGGAGGCGCACCTCTTCGGCTTCGTGGCGGGGCTGCTCGCGGCGGCGCTGCTGCACCGGAAGCGTCCGGCGCGGGGGGGTCAGGAGGGGATGTCCTCGCCGCACTCCAGGTGGTGA
- a CDS encoding VOC family protein has protein sequence MPAHLDHLVVAARTLEEGRAWLEGRLNVPTQPGGEHERFGTHNVLLSLGGAAYLEVIAVDPPAPAPSRPRWFGLDTPELRGRLEDGPLLIHWVARVPDLDGLDLGPFGEPLDLARGENRWTLTVPEDGSLPGGGVRPSLIRWHTPPPPARLPDAGVRLLTLRLGTPDPDGLRAVLDALNFVGEVEVYEAPQPELQAMLETPEGPITL, from the coding sequence ATGCCCGCCCACCTCGACCACCTCGTCGTCGCCGCCCGCACCCTCGAAGAGGGCCGCGCGTGGCTGGAGGGGCGCCTGAACGTGCCCACGCAGCCCGGGGGCGAGCACGAGCGGTTCGGCACCCACAACGTCCTGCTCTCCCTCGGCGGCGCGGCGTATCTGGAGGTCATCGCCGTCGACCCGCCCGCGCCCGCGCCCAGCCGCCCGCGCTGGTTCGGCCTGGACACCCCCGAGCTGCGCGGGCGGCTGGAGGACGGTCCCCTCCTCATCCACTGGGTCGCGCGGGTGCCGGACCTGGACGGCCTCGACCTCGGCCCGTTCGGAGAGCCCCTCGACCTCGCGCGCGGCGAGAACCGCTGGACGCTGACGGTGCCGGAAGACGGCTCGCTGCCGGGCGGCGGGGTGCGCCCCAGCCTGATCCGCTGGCACACGCCGCCCCCGCCTGCTCGACTGCCTGACGCGGGAGTCCGCCTCCTCACCCTGCGCCTGGGCACCCCCGACCCGGACGGGCTGCGCGCCGTGCTGGACGCCCTGAACTTCGTGGGCGAGGTCGAGGTCTACGAGGCCCCGCAGCCCGAACTTCAGGCGATGCTGGAGACGCCGGAGGGGCCGATCACGCTGTGA
- a CDS encoding NAD(P)/FAD-dependent oxidoreductase codes for MLDVLVVGGGLAGLTAARVLTRAGRRVRVLEAADAVGGRVRSRVVEGFTLEAGYQVLFPAYPAVKRHLDLEALDLVPIPPAAVIRRGARADVVGDPLRDPGGLPSTLSTPALPLADKLRVAGLAARLRSPAAHTLLSGPDETTESYLRRQGFTEATLDRFFRPFFGGIFLRRDLHTSARLFRYYFRMLMDGGAALPRAGIGALSEQLARDVDVRAGVRVTRLVPQPGGHVSAATSAGEIDARHVIVATDPDTAQQLLGEPVSRGSLGSTYLYYASSVQIDRQPRLLLNAEGGLINNAQWLSNAVPGRAPGGQHLLAVTVLGLPDLDDPSLDARVRGELGRWYGAGAAHLRTLHVERLPHAQYPQPPEYAATLAGHATRLPGVLLASEVTSSSSIQGAVESGEKAAAILLGDLAGMSRPRGA; via the coding sequence ATGCTGGACGTTCTGGTGGTGGGCGGCGGGCTCGCGGGCCTGACGGCGGCGCGGGTCCTGACCCGGGCGGGGCGCCGGGTGCGCGTGCTGGAGGCGGCGGACGCGGTGGGCGGGCGCGTCCGTTCCCGGGTGGTGGAGGGCTTCACCCTGGAGGCCGGGTATCAGGTGCTCTTCCCGGCCTACCCGGCGGTGAAACGGCACCTCGACCTGGAGGCCCTCGACCTCGTGCCCATCCCGCCCGCCGCCGTCATCCGCCGGGGAGCGCGCGCGGACGTGGTGGGCGACCCCCTGCGCGACCCCGGCGGGCTGCCGAGCACCCTGAGCACCCCGGCGCTGCCCCTCGCGGACAAGCTGCGGGTGGCGGGGCTCGCGGCCCGGTTGCGCTCGCCCGCCGCCCATACGCTGCTGAGCGGCCCGGACGAGACGACCGAGAGTTACCTGCGGCGCCAGGGCTTCACCGAGGCGACCCTCGACCGCTTCTTCCGGCCCTTCTTCGGGGGCATCTTCTTGCGGCGCGACCTGCACACCAGCGCGCGGCTCTTCCGCTACTACTTCCGGATGCTGATGGACGGCGGCGCGGCCCTGCCCCGGGCGGGCATCGGCGCCCTGTCGGAACAGCTCGCTCGGGATGTGGACGTGAGGGCGGGCGTGCGGGTCACGCGGCTCGTTCCTCAGCCGGGCGGCCATGTGTCCGCCGCGACCTCCGCCGGGGAGATCGATGCCCGGCACGTGATCGTCGCCACCGACCCGGACACGGCTCAACAGCTCCTCGGGGAGCCCGTCTCACGCGGGAGTCTCGGCAGCACGTACCTGTACTACGCCTCTTCCGTCCAGATCGACCGCCAGCCCCGCCTGCTCCTGAATGCGGAGGGCGGGCTGATCAACAACGCCCAGTGGCTCAGCAACGCGGTCCCGGGCCGGGCGCCGGGGGGCCAGCACCTCCTCGCCGTGACCGTCCTTGGGCTGCCTGACCTCGACGACCCTTCCCTCGACGCCCGGGTGCGCGGGGAACTCGGGCGGTGGTACGGGGCGGGGGCCGCTCACCTCCGCACCCTGCACGTCGAGCGCCTTCCCCACGCCCAGTATCCCCAGCCCCCGGAATACGCCGCCACCCTCGCCGGGCACGCCACCCGCCTCCCCGGCGTGCTGCTGGCCTCGGAGGTCACCTCGTCGAGCAGCATCCAGGGCGCGGTGGAGAGCGGGGAGAAGGCCGCCGCCATCCTCCTCGGCGACCTGGCGGGGATGAGCCGTCCACGGGGGGCGTGA